In the Helianthus annuus cultivar XRQ/B chromosome 11, HanXRQr2.0-SUNRISE, whole genome shotgun sequence genome, one interval contains:
- the LOC110888262 gene encoding uncharacterized protein LOC110888262, whose protein sequence is MPSPASIKEMQRLAGRIVVLNRFLANHAAKSFLFISTLRNCVKKSQFQWTPEAEKAFQEMKECLIQLPTLTAPQKEEPLILYLSASDVEVGRNVIDGASNDDGTGVGLRVVSPNNHEFTYTILLDFKSTNNEAAYEAFLAGLLLAIKMGAKNLEAHIDSLLVAGQNNGLYDAKGEMMALYLEQAKALISKFQTFKVIHINQSENKHADALSKLTATSFKNLAKEVHIEVLTNPSVPLQHANLVEIGNPSWMSPIIMLFQHGSLPEGKAEARKIQNKALNYEMSDGILYRKSYMGPLLRCVDKLDA, encoded by the exons ATGCCATCACCAGCATCTATCAAAGAAATGCAGCGATTAGCTGGTCGAATTGTTGTGCTTAATCGATTCTTGGCGAATCACGCTGCTAAGTCTTTCCTTTTCATAAGCACGTTGCGCAATTGTGTCAAAAAGAGTCAGTTTCAATGGACTCCAGAAGCTGAAAAAGCTTTTCAAGAGATGAAAGAGTGCTTAATTCAGTTGCCAACTTTGACAGCTCCGCAAAAAGAAGAACCGTTAATTTTATATCTTTCGGCATCTGATGTTGAAGTAGGGCGCAATGTTATTG ATGGTGCTTCTAATGATGATGGTACTGGGGTTGGTCTTCGTGTAGTCAGTCCCAATAATCATGAGTTTACTTACACCATTCTGTTGGATTTCAAAAGCACCAACAATGAAGCAGCATATGAAGCATTCCTTGCGGGACTTCTCTTAGCAATTAAAATGGGAGCAAAGAATCTTGAGGCACACATTGATTCTCTGTTGGTTGCTGGGCAGAATAACGGTCTCTATGACGCAAAAGGTGAAATGATGGCTCTATATCTCGAACAAGCGAAAGCCTTAATTTCTAAGTTTCAGACTTTCAAAGTCATTCATATTAATCAAAGTGAAAACAAGCATGCGGATGCACTCAGCAAGTTAACAGCCACAAGTTTCAAGAATTTGGCGAAAGAGGTGCACATCGAGGTCCTCACAAATCCGTCTGTTCCTTTACAACATGCGAACCTGGTGGAAATTGGGAATCCATCTTGGATGTCTCCAATTATTATGTTATTCCAGCACGGATCTCTTCCGGAAGGGAAAGCGGAGGCACGAAAGATTCAAAACAAGGCGTTGAATTATGAAATGTCAGATGGAATTCTATACAGGAAGTCGTATATGGGTCCTCTTTTACGATGTGTGGATAAACTTGACGCGTAA